The stretch of DNA aaatagtgaataataaatttgggtcgttacaatgttcatatttgtattaaaaatgtgatttttatgcattttctATTGGAAAAAATAGAAGTCTCTATCTATTAGCATTTTGTCGCGTCGTATTGCGTTTCTTTGCAGCTGCATCAGTGTTTTGTCGCGGCTGTAACGGAGTTtcggcgtgatttttttttaccatataaATTCGGTGAAAAACAATAACGATAAACGCCAATACCTTTCTGTCACGGTCATTTTCGCAGTAACGAAACTTTATTTAAAACCTCGATCatactacttaaaaaaaaaatagaaaaaggaaaaagagtGAGTGTTGCAATATAGTGTGCACCAATTAAATTACATTAGGATATTAAATACATGTGGCCAGCCCATATCCAGAATGTGTTACCTATATTtataactgaaaccattttctcATATTCTCTCTGTCTTCTTTCATCtctacacacacacactacttcatcatcatcatcatcatcatcatcatttaaTCATTTTTCAATCTCAGTTTCTGACATGTCCGTTGAGCTTGAGCTCGAATCTGAATCAACCTCACCAACCGCTCATCTCCAACAGAGATCAACAAGAGCCTTATGTTTTCCAACCTGCTTCGCTTCACGACGCAGTTCCATTTGGTGGGAGCGCGTCCGCTCCGCCTCCTTTTCTCAATCCCATCCCACCACCACCGCAGATCGATGGTGGTCTCGCGGTCTCAAAGCCTTAAAGAAACTCCGAGACTGGTCAGAAATCGTCGCCGGTCCAAGATGGAAAACCTTCATTCGGAAATTCAACCACCATCGTTCCTCCAGACGAATGGCCAATTCCAAGTACCAATACGATCCGTCGAGTTACGCCTTGAACTTCGATGAAGGTCAGAACGAGTTTAGCCACGACGAAGGGTTTCATAATTTCTCTACGCGTTACGCCGCCGTTAATGTTAAGTCTGTTGCGCCGGAACCGAATTGTGAAATCGGAGTTTTGGTTTGAGTGCGCCGCGTGTGCTGTTGTGCGCTGGAGTGTGTGCACATTGTGAGCTGGAGAGTTCTGTTTATTTTGTTGCCTTTTCCCAATTATGggaatttacttttttttcctttttatatcGTAAATATGTTGGTTtaaaaatggaaatggaaattaTTAGTATTAGTTATATTATTGTATACCTTTATTTAAGTtggaatttattttatttttttttgaggtaatTTGAGTTGGAATTTGGGATCTATAATTGTGTGTTTAAATTTTTGGTGGCCGAAGGCCAATAATATTCATCTAGGCACAAACAACTATATATGGTGGTCGAGCTCGTTTGTATGTCTGGGCATTGActaaacttttaatttaatgtaCTACTGAGAACTGTAAAACTCTGCGGTTTTATCTGGCACATCTTATACTAGGCAAGACTCTCTTTTGATGtaatataattcattttttcttgttaaaaaaaaaattagtggtATTTATTACTTTGTACACATTAACAACagaatcataattttttatagggaGATAGtggaaattttatcttaaaaattcCACTAATAGTAATTGGGTGGAGTGAAGAACCAGAAGTGGGGAGGAAAGGCTTAGCTTGCAATtcttaattacttttttaaatttcataatGGCTAATGATGAGGATTTTTGGATGGTGGAGTGTTGCTTTAAGAATTGTCAATTGAGATATCGATATCAATAATAAAATGTGTCCAATATCAAGGATATTTTGCAAttaatttttgtgtgtattATCTTGTTGTATTGGATGATATTGATAACTAGTTAAAAACCCGTGCGTGCGCACGGGACGCGCCTTCGGCGCGTTATATTTCGTTGGTGCGTTAGGTCGTAAGGGTTCTACGGCGCGTTCCACGCGCCGATGTAGTtggttaaataaatattttttttataaaaagaacaaTTAATTGGATTTGGGATAATAGTATAATCCATTAATAAGTTAAGATAAAATTCATTACAACCTTATGACGGAATATGAAATActaagaaaataacataatttgtCTTAAAATAAATCATCTCATAAAGTTGCTTAGTGTTGTAGCATAAAACTTGGTCTAAACTACGGAAAGCTGACAAACATTTAAGGTGATATCTTTGAATTCAAAACTTAATCTATCTCCTAATTTAATATTGTTGTCGAAGCAGAAATTTTTCCATCCTCTGGCAATCTTGACATTCTCTGAATGATTTTCCGGAATTTGTAAGTGAACAATTGAACTGCTCTTGTTTGGTACTTCCAGAACcaacttatgaaaattgtatTGCCTTACATAATTGCTAAATTCAGAAGGTAATGTCTACAAAAAGTAATAATAGTTATTAGAATAAGACATTATAAACAATATGGTAGTAAGGAAATGAAAGAAAGACATAAAATTTAGCTTGAATAAGAACTTACAAATCCAGTTTTTTTAGCCTTGTTTAATTCACCAAGAGtcaattcaaaaatatatattttagtgaATTGACCGGTAATTGACAATCTACCCAATGATTGACCGAACACATTATCAGTACACTGTGATATGTTGTTATCAATATGTGATATGTCCTCATCAGTTTCATTTGTAGCTTGACTATCGTAATTATCATAGTTTTTTGCATAGTCATCCAGAAATCTTCCATATTCTGCTTCCAATTGATCAATTCCAGAATCACTatataaaaacatttatttaGATGAACTTTCATACATTCATACGGTTGTTAAGGAAGAATATATACACATACACAGGTAATTTGAAAAATCAAATTGTGATTAATGAAATTCATATTCAATAGATTcgaaacaaataaatttataacaaTATGAGTCTATGAATTGATCTAATATTTTTCCAATTAGGGTttataatatgatatttatccccaggattaaaaaaaataaaaattctgggATTGATTCGTCTAAATTTTTTTGTGTAATTATAAGAAGGCAAGGCAAAGGAAAATTGATGTATACCTGTTATTTGACGAATCCATTTGTTCCCTATATGATGATTCAGAACAATCAGTCATAAAATGAAGCCAATTTATAGTAATTATCAAAGAAACATGATTGTTGAAGGTTTAGATAGGTTAGGATACATAGTAAAGAATGGATAATAAAACCAAATTTAGTGATATGTATAAGAATAGGAAGAAATAAGAAATCGTATTGAGTAAGAAGGGGGAGAAACTTACTTGATTGAGTGTAGCCGTTTTAGGTCAGATTTTTGCTAAGATGAAGGTGGAGTATGTGTTGTGGTGTTTAATTGGGCTAAATGGGTCATAGAATTGGGCCAAAAAAACAtctataaaaaacataaataaaaaggCTTATTTGAATATCAATATATGCCCTATACCCAAAGTTGGCCCATTAGAAAGCCATGATCCGAATTATGAAACCCATATCTAATTATTGTGAATTGAACACAAAACACGGATAGGTTTACAAAGGTCAGCTATGAAAAATTTTCCATCTCTATGGATCCAAATTTTCAGACGTTGAAAGAACAATTTCGTTTTAGAATCTTACCAAAGTGTCTTGATCCAGATCAGGTAATTATCAATGTTTAcctgaaggaaaaaaaaaatcagttttccTCTTTggtatttttgaaatatatgaTTCTGAGAGTTTATACGCCTAAATCTAGTTGTAGGAATGTTAATCTACATAAGTAATATCTGTTGTGTTAATTATTCTTCTAATTTTATcttatacatattttatttgaattttgttgaCGGGGAAGATATTCAATCACCCAGAGTTTGGGATATTGTCATCAGCTCCTACGATTTTCGACACAGAGCATCATTGGTAATACAAATAATCAAAGAATCGTTATTGTTATGGTCTGGGAGAATTTGGTTATTAATGtcaattgtgaaataaattcatCAAAATTGAGTAGCAATGACAGATATATATGCGATGGGGAGAATGCATTTATCGATACAGGTAATATAAATGTTGGTCAGAAACTTTGTTTCACCATTTTAGATCtacttatttttttgtagttttgaaaaattaattaacatgtaTAAGCCTATTCTGAATCAATGTTTAAATTTCACTACATTATAAGATAAAGTATTGTTTTGTTATCTTTTGATTTGTATgtcatataatttatattttaagaacAATATTTGTAATATTAATCTTAGTCAAATGTATGCAACAATAAAAGATAGAATATTATGTTTCCATAATGAAGGCTAAAGTACTTTAATTAAAAGACCCACAAAATATAATATCTGTCATATTACATAGGAAAGGATATTGACTTAAACATTAATCTAACACAGATTATAGTAGCTGACATTTGTGCTTACTGAGTCTTAATATACATATAAATTCATTAAAGCTTTTGCAATTCATCATCATGAAAGATAGCATAAGATGAGAAAGATGGGTCTGTTATAAATTGAAGGAGCAAGAAAGATTACCGCTCCTAATCCCGATTCATATTACGACGTTCCAGCCTCACATATAGCTCTGGTCTTTCTGGATACAGCACAAACACCATATTATCCCCAATCCTTGGCCTGTGAAGGCGTACATATTCATACCATCCTCTGCCAATATGCTTTTCAAATTTTCCAGTTTTCAGCGATCTTTCTGAAGTATGAATTTTGCATGGAATTTCAAAATCACTGTCTTCTGCTATTAGCTGAATCTGGTTAGTATTGGCTAGCACTCCCCTTGAAATAGGATTTGGGAAGTGCtgcaataataacaaaaaaaattaacagaaTAGTTGGCAATCAAACTTTacatcatacatgagacaattTACATTGCAACTTAGAAAATCAAAaccttatatttatttgttctcCAAATTGATCAAATGTAGTAATTCTAGATTAATCAAAATCtaattgtaattaattaataaagaaattgaatgttataaaaatttacCAGCACTTGTTTCTTTGAAAGATTAGAAATGGCCTTTGTTACTGTTGTATTCCATGTAACTGTTAGATCATCCTGTTCTTGTCC from Trifolium pratense cultivar HEN17-A07 linkage group LG5, ARS_RC_1.1, whole genome shotgun sequence encodes:
- the LOC123887213 gene encoding uncharacterized protein LOC123887213, which codes for MWPAHIQNVLPIFITETIFSYSLCLLSSLHTHTTSSSSSSSSSFNHFSISVSDMSVELELESESTSPTAHLQQRSTRALCFPTCFASRRSSIWWERVRSASFSQSHPTTTADRWWSRGLKALKKLRDWSEIVAGPRWKTFIRKFNHHRSSRRMANSKYQYDPSSYALNFDEGQNEFSHDEGFHNFSTRYAAVNVKSVAPEPNCEIGVLV
- the LOC123886228 gene encoding uncharacterized protein LOC123886228, with the protein product MDSSNNSDSGIDQLEAEYGRFLDDYAKNYDNYDSQATNETDEDISHIDNNISQCTDNVFGQSLGRLSITGQFTKIYIFELTLGELNKAKKTGFTLPSEFSNYVRQYNFHKLVLEVPNKSSSIVHLQIPENHSENVKIARGWKNFCFDNNIKLGDRLSFEFKDITLNVCQLSVV